A window of the Streptomyces finlayi genome harbors these coding sequences:
- a CDS encoding DUF501 domain-containing protein produces the protein METPPPQTESTTPTDADIAAFQQQLGRPPRGLRAIAHRCPCGNPDVVETQPRLEDGTPFPTTFYLTCPRAASAIGTLEANGVMKEMTERLQTDPELAAAYRAAHEDYIVRRDAIEVLEGFPSAGGMPDRVKCLHVLVGHSLAAGPGVNPLGDEAIAMLPQWWAKGPCVSPCGADEA, from the coding sequence ATGGAAACCCCCCCTCCGCAGACCGAGTCCACCACGCCCACCGACGCGGACATCGCCGCGTTCCAGCAGCAGCTCGGGCGCCCGCCGCGCGGACTGCGCGCCATCGCGCACCGCTGCCCGTGCGGCAATCCGGACGTGGTCGAGACGCAGCCCCGTCTGGAGGACGGCACGCCGTTCCCGACGACCTTCTACCTGACCTGTCCGCGTGCCGCTTCCGCGATCGGCACGCTGGAGGCCAACGGGGTCATGAAGGAGATGACCGAGCGTCTGCAGACGGACCCGGAACTCGCCGCCGCCTACCGCGCGGCGCACGAGGACTACATCGTCCGCCGTGACGCCATCGAGGTCCTGGAGGGCTTCCCGAGCGCGGGAGGCATGCCGGACCGGGTGAAGTGCCTGCACGTCCTGGTCGGCCACTCGCTGGCGGCCGGCCCCGGGGTGAACCCGCTGGGCGACGAGGCGATCGCGATGCTGCCGCAGTGGTGGGCGAAGGGGCCGTGCGTGTCGCCGTGCGGCGCCGACGAGGCCTGA
- a CDS encoding Ppx/GppA phosphatase family protein has translation MTRVAAIDCGTNSIRLLVADVDPATGELTELDRRMQIVRLGQGVDRTGRLDPEALERTFGACREYAAVIRELGAERLRFVATSASRDAENSDEFVRGVLDILGVEPEVVTGDQEAQLSFDGATKELTGSDHLAKPYLVVDIGGGSTEFVVGDDEVRAARSVDIGCVRMTERHLVQDGTVVDPPTPERVAAVLTDIHAALDLAEETVPISEAATLVGLAGTVTTVAAIALELAEYDPGAIHHSRVSFEQVREITARLTGSTHEERAAIPAMHPGRVDVIAAGALILLAVMERTGAREVVVSEHDILDGIALSVA, from the coding sequence ATGACCCGCGTTGCCGCCATCGACTGCGGTACCAACTCCATCCGCCTGCTCGTCGCCGACGTCGATCCCGCCACGGGTGAGCTCACCGAACTCGACCGCCGGATGCAGATCGTGCGCCTCGGTCAGGGCGTCGACCGGACCGGGCGGCTGGACCCCGAGGCGCTGGAGCGCACCTTCGGGGCCTGCCGCGAGTACGCCGCGGTGATCCGGGAGCTGGGCGCCGAGCGGCTCCGCTTCGTCGCCACCTCGGCCTCGCGGGACGCGGAGAACAGCGACGAGTTCGTCCGGGGCGTCCTGGACATCCTGGGCGTCGAGCCCGAGGTCGTCACAGGCGACCAGGAGGCGCAGCTCTCCTTCGACGGCGCCACCAAGGAACTGACCGGCAGCGACCATCTGGCGAAGCCGTATCTCGTGGTGGACATCGGCGGCGGCTCCACCGAGTTCGTGGTCGGCGACGACGAGGTCCGCGCGGCCCGGTCCGTGGACATCGGCTGCGTACGGATGACCGAACGTCACCTGGTCCAGGACGGCACCGTCGTGGACCCGCCCACCCCCGAGCGGGTCGCCGCCGTCCTCACGGACATCCACGCCGCACTGGACCTCGCCGAGGAGACCGTGCCGATCTCCGAGGCCGCCACCCTCGTCGGCCTGGCCGGCACGGTCACCACGGTGGCCGCGATCGCCCTGGAACTGGCGGAGTACGACCCCGGGGCGATCCACCACTCCCGGGTCTCCTTCGAGCAGGTCCGGGAGATCACCGCCCGGCTGACCGGCTCCACGCACGAGGAACGCGCCGCGATCCCCGCGATGCACCCGGGCCGGGTCGATGTGATCGCCGCCGGGGCGCTGATCCTGCTCGCCGTGATGGAGCGGACCGGGGCCCGTGAGGTCGTGGTCAGCGAGCACGACATCCTGGACGGAATCGCGCTCTCGGTGGCGTAG
- a CDS encoding NAD(P)/FAD-dependent oxidoreductase yields the protein MSTTERPRILVVGGGYVGLYAARRILKKMRYGEATVTVVDPRSYMTYQPFLPEAAAGSISPRHVVVPLRRVLPKAEVLTGRVTTIDQDRKVATVAPLVGEAYELPFDYLVIAMGAVSRTFPIPGLAEQGIGMKGIEESIGLRNHVLEQLDKADSTTDEDVRRKALTFVFVGGGFAGAETIGEVEDMARDAAKYYTNVKREDMRFILVDAADKILPEVGPKLGAYGKEHLESRGVEIYLSTSMDSCVDGHVVLKNGLEVDSSTIVWTAGVKPNPALARFGLPLGPRGHVDTTEKLQVRGTDYIWAAGDNAQVPDLVGRKAGNPNAWCPPNAQHALRQAKVLGDNVISGMRGFPQGEYSHANKGAVAGLGLHKGVAMIVVGKVKIKLKGRLAWYMHRGYHGMAMPTWNRKIRIFADWTLAMFLKREVVSLGAMETPREEFYEAAKPAPAPAAVKSEGEKAKAS from the coding sequence ATGAGCACCACGGAGCGTCCCAGGATCCTCGTTGTAGGCGGTGGGTACGTAGGCCTGTACGCAGCTCGTCGCATTCTGAAGAAGATGCGCTACGGGGAGGCGACCGTCACGGTTGTCGACCCTCGCTCGTACATGACGTACCAGCCCTTCCTCCCCGAAGCTGCTGCCGGCAGCATCTCCCCTCGGCATGTCGTCGTCCCGCTGCGACGCGTCCTGCCGAAGGCCGAGGTGCTCACCGGCCGCGTCACCACGATCGACCAGGACCGCAAGGTCGCCACGGTCGCGCCGCTCGTCGGCGAGGCCTACGAGCTGCCTTTCGACTACCTCGTCATCGCGATGGGCGCGGTCTCCCGTACCTTCCCGATCCCGGGCCTCGCCGAGCAGGGCATCGGTATGAAGGGCATCGAGGAGTCGATCGGCCTGCGCAACCACGTCCTCGAGCAGCTGGACAAGGCTGACTCGACGACCGATGAGGACGTCCGCCGCAAGGCGCTCACGTTCGTCTTCGTGGGCGGCGGTTTCGCCGGCGCGGAGACCATCGGCGAGGTCGAGGACATGGCCCGCGACGCGGCGAAGTACTACACCAACGTGAAGCGCGAGGACATGCGCTTCATCCTGGTCGACGCCGCCGACAAGATCCTTCCCGAGGTCGGCCCGAAGCTGGGCGCGTACGGCAAGGAGCACCTCGAGAGCCGCGGTGTGGAGATCTACCTCTCCACCTCCATGGACTCGTGCGTCGACGGTCACGTCGTGCTGAAGAACGGCCTGGAGGTCGACTCCAGCACCATCGTGTGGACGGCCGGTGTGAAGCCGAACCCGGCGCTGGCCCGTTTCGGGCTGCCGCTCGGACCGCGCGGTCACGTCGACACCACCGAGAAGCTCCAGGTGCGGGGCACCGACTACATCTGGGCCGCGGGCGACAACGCCCAGGTTCCGGACCTGGTCGGCCGCAAGGCCGGCAACCCGAACGCCTGGTGCCCGCCGAACGCCCAGCACGCGCTGCGTCAGGCCAAGGTCCTCGGTGACAACGTCATCTCCGGGATGCGCGGCTTCCCGCAGGGCGAGTACAGCCACGCCAACAAGGGTGCGGTCGCCGGTCTGGGCCTGCACAAGGGCGTCGCGATGATCGTCGTGGGCAAGGTGAAGATCAAGCTCAAGGGCCGTCTCGCCTGGTACATGCACCGCGGCTACCACGGCATGGCGATGCCGACCTGGAACCGTAAGATCCGCATCTTCGCCGACTGGACGCTTGCGATGTTCCTCAAGCGCGAGGTCGTCTCGCTGGGCGCCATGGAGACTCCGCGCGAGGAGTTCTACGAGGCCGCCAAGCCGGCGCCTGCTCCGGCCGCCGTCAAGTCCGAGGGCGAGAAGGCCAAGGCCTCCTGA
- a CDS encoding SAM-dependent methyltransferase, with amino-acid sequence MPDAASRLTVLAEELLGEPLPVRIRAWDGSESGPPGAPVLVIRHRRALRRVFWKPGELGLARAWVAGEIDIDGDLYEVLDRLAALLWERGADAKDTVHPVRDPKVRAFARGFLKAAGPWPPPAPPVEEVRRRAGPLHTKRRDRAAVSHHYDVGNDFYELVLGPSMVYSCAYWEQGGTLEDAQRDKLDLVCRKLGLTRGDRLLDVGCGWGSMAIHAAREYGAQVTGVTLSAEQAAYARKRIAEEGLTDRIEIRVQDYRDVRDGPYDAISSIGMAEHVGTVRFREYADALHALLRPGGRLLNHQIARRPEKDETAYRIDEFIDAYVFPDGELAPVGRTVATLEEAGFEARDVEAIRDHYALTLRRWVTNLERHWDAAVRATSPGRARVWRLYMAASALSFERNRIGVNQILAVRPEKGGSARMPLRVRDWRTTEG; translated from the coding sequence ATGCCAGACGCCGCATCGCGGCTGACCGTTCTCGCCGAAGAGTTGCTGGGAGAACCCCTGCCGGTCCGCATCCGGGCCTGGGACGGTAGCGAGTCCGGGCCGCCGGGTGCCCCCGTCCTCGTGATCCGCCACCGCCGTGCCCTGCGCCGGGTGTTCTGGAAGCCGGGCGAACTGGGACTCGCCCGCGCCTGGGTGGCCGGTGAGATCGACATCGACGGGGACCTCTACGAGGTCCTGGACCGGCTGGCCGCCCTGCTCTGGGAGCGCGGCGCCGACGCCAAGGACACCGTCCACCCGGTCCGCGACCCGAAGGTCCGCGCCTTCGCACGCGGATTCCTGAAGGCGGCGGGCCCCTGGCCGCCGCCCGCCCCGCCCGTCGAGGAGGTACGCCGCCGGGCCGGACCGCTGCACACCAAGCGCCGCGACAGGGCGGCCGTCAGCCACCACTACGACGTGGGCAACGACTTCTACGAACTGGTCCTCGGCCCGTCCATGGTGTACTCCTGCGCCTACTGGGAGCAGGGCGGCACCCTGGAGGACGCCCAGCGCGACAAGCTCGACCTGGTCTGCCGCAAACTCGGTCTGACGCGGGGCGACCGGCTCCTGGACGTCGGCTGCGGCTGGGGTTCGATGGCCATCCACGCCGCCCGCGAGTACGGAGCGCAGGTCACCGGAGTGACCCTCTCGGCCGAACAAGCCGCCTACGCCCGCAAGCGCATCGCCGAAGAAGGTCTCACCGACCGGATCGAGATCCGGGTCCAGGACTACCGGGACGTCAGGGACGGTCCGTACGACGCGATTTCCTCGATCGGCATGGCCGAACACGTCGGCACGGTCCGTTTCCGTGAGTACGCCGACGCCCTCCACGCCCTCCTCAGGCCCGGCGGCCGGCTGCTGAACCACCAGATCGCACGCCGCCCCGAGAAGGACGAGACCGCCTACCGCATCGACGAGTTCATCGACGCCTACGTCTTCCCCGACGGCGAACTGGCCCCGGTCGGCCGGACCGTGGCCACCCTGGAGGAGGCCGGCTTCGAGGCCCGTGACGTCGAGGCGATCCGGGATCACTACGCGCTGACCCTGCGCCGTTGGGTCACCAACCTGGAACGGCACTGGGACGCCGCCGTACGGGCCACCTCGCCCGGCCGGGCGAGGGTCTGGCGGCTCTACATGGCCGCGTCCGCGCTGTCCTTCGAGCGCAACAGGATCGGAGTGAACCAGATCCTCGCGGTGCGCCCCGAGAAGGGCGGGTCCGCCCGTATGCCCCTGCGCGTCCGCGACTGGCGGACGACGGAGGGCTGA
- a CDS encoding ABC transporter permease, with protein MFRTALRNVLAHKARLLMTVLAVMLGVAFVSGTLVFTDTLGNAFRKQSAKSYDDVAVAVTTYASQQEKEFEGVDTATLKKIQDLEGVDEATGRVSGFAGVADADGKLIGNGWSNTGANFSPGRKGKDGQYTFVDGSGPAQAGQVALDKDSAAKGDYRVGDPVRVATNGPVKEYTLSGVFTTEDGAVNAGGSLVLFDTAVAQQLYLQPGVFQKVMISAAPGAGAEQLLKSVKPLLPKFAYAETGQALAADQAAQIKKELNNLNIMLLAFAGIALFVGVFLIANTFTMLVAQRTRELALMRAVGASRRQVKRSVLLEAGVVGAIASVTGFLLGLGLAVGLRSAMSLTGAKIPAGPLVVSPTAIAAALGVGILVTVLAAWLPARRAAKIPPVAAMSSVHAVATTKSLIVRNSIGGVIALLGTAGIVAGAAVGKDGKMLIAGGAFLSLIGVIILIPLLSRPVIAVVRPLLMKLFGVSGKLAAQNAVRNPRRTGATASALAIGLTLVTGISVLGATLGQAVDRMTTDNIKADYMVSMANGDSLDESALKALEKADGISAVSPQQAVWLETGSSGYSASGVTPGDVQKVLAVNTLSGSLDTLADGGIAVSEKTAKSNGWKTGDTIAVTYEDEKKGKLKVGALYEDNEFLSPILMPKAVADAHTPHPEIREIYLKMDGGASEANEQLVVDALGDNPAMSIMDRQDIRDMFGGFVNMALNIMYGLLAMALIIAVLGVVNTLAMSVFERQQEIGMVRAIGLDKRRVKRMIRLEAVVISVFGALVGVGLGTFLGWAIGQTLAPSIPEYALVIPWDRLALFLALAGLVGVLASLWPARSAAKLNMLTAIKTE; from the coding sequence ATGTTCCGAACCGCTCTGCGCAATGTCCTCGCGCACAAGGCCAGGCTGTTGATGACCGTGCTCGCCGTGATGCTCGGCGTGGCCTTCGTCTCCGGCACCCTGGTCTTCACCGACACCCTCGGCAACGCCTTCCGCAAGCAGTCGGCGAAGAGCTACGACGACGTCGCCGTCGCCGTGACCACCTACGCCTCCCAGCAGGAAAAGGAGTTCGAAGGCGTCGACACCGCCACCCTGAAGAAGATCCAGGACCTGGAGGGCGTCGACGAAGCGACCGGCCGGGTCTCCGGCTTCGCGGGCGTCGCCGACGCCGACGGCAAGCTCATCGGCAACGGCTGGTCCAACACCGGGGCCAACTTCTCCCCCGGCAGGAAGGGCAAGGACGGCCAGTACACGTTCGTCGACGGCTCGGGCCCCGCCCAGGCCGGCCAGGTCGCGCTGGACAAGGACTCCGCGGCCAAGGGCGACTACCGCGTCGGTGACCCGGTGCGGGTCGCCACCAACGGACCGGTGAAGGAGTACACCCTCTCCGGTGTGTTCACCACCGAGGACGGCGCAGTCAACGCCGGCGGCAGCCTGGTGCTGTTCGACACCGCGGTCGCCCAGCAGCTCTACCTCCAGCCCGGCGTCTTCCAGAAGGTCATGATCTCCGCGGCGCCCGGTGCCGGCGCCGAGCAGTTGCTGAAATCGGTCAAGCCGCTGCTGCCGAAGTTCGCCTACGCCGAGACCGGCCAGGCCCTCGCCGCCGACCAGGCCGCGCAGATCAAGAAGGAGCTCAACAACCTCAACATCATGCTGCTCGCCTTCGCGGGCATCGCCCTCTTCGTCGGCGTCTTCCTGATCGCCAACACGTTCACCATGCTGGTCGCCCAGCGCACCAGGGAGCTGGCCCTGATGCGGGCCGTCGGTGCCTCCCGCCGTCAGGTGAAGCGCTCCGTGCTGCTGGAGGCGGGCGTGGTCGGCGCGATCGCGTCCGTGACCGGCTTCCTGCTCGGCCTCGGCCTCGCCGTCGGGCTGCGCTCCGCGATGAGCCTGACCGGTGCCAAGATCCCCGCAGGTCCGCTGGTGGTCTCCCCCACCGCGATCGCCGCGGCGCTCGGCGTCGGCATCCTGGTGACCGTGCTGGCCGCCTGGCTGCCCGCACGCCGGGCCGCGAAGATCCCGCCGGTGGCGGCGATGAGCAGCGTGCACGCGGTGGCCACCACCAAGTCGCTGATCGTCCGCAACTCGATCGGCGGAGTGATCGCCCTGCTCGGCACGGCGGGGATCGTCGCGGGTGCGGCGGTCGGCAAGGACGGCAAGATGCTCATCGCGGGCGGGGCCTTCCTCTCGCTGATCGGCGTCATCATCCTCATCCCGCTGCTGTCCCGCCCGGTGATCGCCGTGGTGCGTCCGCTGCTGATGAAGCTGTTCGGCGTCTCCGGGAAGCTGGCCGCGCAGAACGCGGTCCGTAACCCCCGCCGTACCGGGGCGACTGCCTCCGCACTGGCTATCGGGCTGACCCTCGTCACCGGCATCTCGGTGCTGGGTGCCACGCTCGGCCAGGCCGTCGACCGGATGACGACGGACAACATCAAGGCCGACTACATGGTCTCGATGGCGAACGGCGACTCGCTCGACGAGTCGGCGCTCAAGGCGCTGGAGAAGGCCGACGGCATCTCGGCGGTCTCCCCCCAGCAGGCCGTCTGGCTCGAAACGGGCAGCTCCGGCTACTCGGCCTCCGGGGTCACCCCGGGGGACGTGCAGAAGGTCCTGGCGGTCAACACCCTGTCCGGTTCACTGGACACGCTCGCCGACGGCGGGATCGCGGTCTCCGAGAAGACGGCGAAGTCGAACGGCTGGAAGACCGGCGACACGATCGCCGTGACGTACGAGGACGAGAAGAAGGGGAAGCTGAAGGTCGGCGCCCTCTACGAGGACAACGAGTTCCTCTCCCCCATCCTCATGCCGAAGGCGGTGGCCGACGCGCACACCCCCCACCCGGAGATCCGCGAGATCTACCTGAAGATGGACGGCGGCGCGAGCGAGGCCAACGAGCAGCTGGTGGTCGACGCCCTGGGCGACAACCCGGCGATGAGCATCATGGACCGGCAGGACATCCGGGACATGTTCGGCGGTTTCGTCAACATGGCGCTGAACATCATGTACGGCCTGCTGGCGATGGCTCTGATCATCGCGGTGCTCGGGGTCGTCAACACCCTGGCGATGTCGGTGTTCGAGCGGCAGCAGGAGATCGGCATGGTGCGGGCCATCGGCCTGGACAAGCGCCGGGTGAAGCGCATGATCCGGCTGGAGGCCGTGGTCATCTCGGTCTTCGGTGCACTGGTCGGCGTGGGACTCGGTACGTTCCTCGGCTGGGCGATCGGCCAGACACTCGCCCCGTCCATCCCTGAGTACGCACTCGTCATCCCGTGGGACCGGCTCGCGCTCTTCCTGGCGCTGGCAGGACTGGTGGGCGTGCTGGCCTCGCTCTGGCCGGCCCGCAGCGCCGCGAAGCTGAACATGCTGACGGCGATCAAGACCGAATAG
- a CDS encoding ABC transporter ATP-binding protein, with the protein MTTTPTAHRATAVAARATELSKVYGQGETQVVALDRVTVDFPQGEFTAIMGPSGSGKSTLMHCVAGLDSFSSGSVRIGDTELGSLKDKQLTQLRRDKIGFIFQAFNLLPTLSALENITLPMDIAGRKPDAAWLQKVIDMVGLADRLKHRPTELSGGQQQRVAVARALASQPEIIFGDEPTGNLDSRSGAEVLGFLRNSVRELGQTVVMVTHDPVAASYADRVIFLADGAIVDEMLHPTADGVLDRMKAFDAKGRTS; encoded by the coding sequence GTGACCACCACCCCCACCGCCCATCGCGCCACCGCGGTGGCTGCCCGCGCCACGGAGCTGTCGAAGGTCTACGGCCAGGGTGAGACCCAGGTGGTCGCCCTGGACCGGGTCACCGTGGACTTCCCGCAGGGCGAGTTCACCGCGATCATGGGACCTTCCGGCTCCGGCAAGTCCACCCTGATGCACTGCGTGGCCGGGCTCGACAGCTTCAGCAGCGGTTCCGTCCGGATCGGCGACACGGAACTGGGTTCCCTCAAGGACAAGCAGCTCACCCAGCTCCGCCGGGACAAGATCGGCTTCATCTTCCAGGCGTTCAACCTGCTGCCGACCCTGTCGGCACTGGAGAACATCACGCTGCCCATGGACATCGCGGGCCGCAAGCCCGACGCCGCGTGGCTCCAGAAGGTCATCGACATGGTGGGTCTCGCCGACCGGCTCAAGCACCGGCCCACCGAGCTCTCCGGCGGCCAGCAGCAGCGCGTCGCGGTGGCCCGCGCCCTCGCCTCCCAGCCCGAGATCATCTTCGGTGACGAGCCCACCGGAAACCTCGACTCCCGCTCCGGCGCCGAGGTCCTCGGCTTCCTGCGCAACTCGGTGCGCGAGCTCGGCCAGACCGTGGTGATGGTGACCCACGACCCGGTGGCCGCCTCCTACGCGGACCGTGTGATCTTCCTGGCCGACGGCGCGATCGTCGACGAGATGCTGCACCCCACGGCCGACGGGGTCCTCGACCGGATGAAGGCGTTCGACGCGAAGGGCCGCACCAGCTGA
- a CDS encoding LacI family DNA-binding transcriptional regulator, with product MPKHRPTIADIARRAGVSKVAVSYALNDRPGVSPATRATIKAIAQEIGWRPNSAARALTHARADTVGLALSRPARLLGVEPFFMELISGIETELSARGCALLLQVVTDPAQELEAYRRWWGEGRVDGVFVADVRSPDPRIEGVAELGMPAVVIGHPSAAGSLTPVWSDDSAALRDTLTYLSALGHRSVARVAGLPELTHTRLRDHAQHEISAELGLDAPVVVHTDYSGEEGAHATRQLISSRSRPTAVVYDNDIMAVAGLSVAQEMGLDVPGDLSLVAWDDSQLSRVVRPPLTALSRDIPAYGTHAARTLLTMVTEGAAPGFQDVTARLVPRGSTAPPRSAQTPPRSEQAAPPR from the coding sequence ATGCCCAAGCACCGCCCCACGATCGCCGATATCGCGCGCCGCGCCGGGGTCTCCAAGGTCGCGGTGTCGTACGCGCTCAACGACCGGCCAGGGGTCTCCCCGGCGACCCGCGCCACCATCAAGGCCATCGCCCAGGAGATCGGCTGGCGCCCCAACAGCGCGGCCCGCGCCCTGACGCACGCCCGGGCGGACACCGTCGGCCTCGCGCTGTCCCGGCCGGCCAGACTGCTCGGGGTGGAACCGTTCTTCATGGAGCTGATCAGCGGCATCGAGACCGAACTGTCCGCCCGTGGCTGCGCCCTGCTCCTCCAGGTCGTCACCGACCCCGCCCAGGAGCTGGAGGCCTACCGTCGCTGGTGGGGCGAGGGCCGGGTGGACGGAGTGTTCGTCGCCGACGTGCGCTCCCCCGACCCGCGTATCGAAGGCGTCGCCGAGCTCGGTATGCCCGCCGTGGTCATCGGCCATCCCTCGGCGGCCGGCTCCCTCACCCCCGTCTGGTCCGACGACTCGGCCGCCCTCCGGGACACCCTGACCTACCTCAGCGCGCTCGGCCACCGCTCCGTCGCCCGCGTCGCCGGGCTGCCCGAGCTGACGCACACCCGGCTGCGCGACCACGCCCAGCACGAGATCTCCGCGGAACTGGGTCTCGACGCACCCGTGGTGGTGCACACCGACTACTCCGGTGAGGAGGGCGCGCACGCCACCCGGCAGCTGATCAGCTCACGGTCCCGGCCGACCGCCGTCGTCTACGACAACGACATCATGGCCGTCGCCGGACTCTCCGTAGCCCAGGAGATGGGACTCGACGTCCCCGGCGACCTCTCCCTCGTGGCGTGGGACGACTCCCAGCTGTCCCGGGTCGTCCGTCCCCCTCTGACCGCACTGAGCCGGGACATCCCGGCGTACGGAACCCACGCGGCGCGCACCCTGCTGACGATGGTGACGGAGGGGGCGGCGCCGGGGTTCCAGGACGTCACCGCCCGCCTCGTACCGCGCGGCTCGACCGCCCCGCCCCGCTCGGCACAGACCCCGCCCCGCTCGGAACAGGCCGCCCCGCCCCGCTGA
- a CDS encoding Bax inhibitor-1/YccA family protein, with product MRSSNPVFSRRGFSRDNGTAGFNAAPQAGAPATGTTPYAEGTAANPYATNPYAQQDTQYGAPQAPARSGAMTIDDVVTRTAMSLGTVVLGAVLAWVLLPVDESNLGTSFGIAIGAALVAFVLSLIQSFKRKPVPALIITYAAFEGVFLGVLSSAVSTYISPGVVAQAVLGTMCVFAGVLFAYKMRWIRVTRRFYGFVMAAAMGFMLLMVVNLLFALIGGGDGLGFRSGGLGILFGVIGIVLGACFLALDFKQVEDGIAFGAPREESWLAAFGLTMTLVWIYLEMLRVLSILSGDD from the coding sequence ATGAGGAGCAGCAACCCGGTCTTCTCGCGACGGGGGTTCAGCCGCGACAACGGCACCGCGGGCTTCAACGCGGCACCGCAGGCCGGGGCCCCCGCGACGGGTACCACCCCGTACGCCGAGGGCACCGCCGCCAACCCGTACGCCACGAACCCCTACGCCCAGCAGGACACCCAGTACGGCGCGCCGCAGGCGCCCGCGCGCTCCGGCGCGATGACGATCGACGACGTCGTCACGCGCACGGCGATGTCGCTGGGCACCGTGGTGCTCGGTGCCGTGCTCGCCTGGGTCCTGCTGCCCGTCGACGAGTCCAACCTCGGTACGTCATTCGGTATCGCGATCGGCGCCGCCCTCGTGGCGTTCGTCCTTTCGCTCATCCAGTCCTTCAAGCGCAAGCCGGTACCGGCGCTGATCATCACGTACGCGGCCTTCGAGGGTGTCTTCCTCGGGGTCCTGTCCAGTGCGGTCAGTACCTACATCAGCCCCGGTGTGGTCGCGCAGGCGGTGCTGGGCACGATGTGTGTCTTCGCCGGTGTGCTCTTCGCGTACAAGATGCGCTGGATTCGCGTCACCCGCCGTTTCTACGGCTTCGTGATGGCCGCCGCCATGGGCTTCATGCTCCTGATGGTGGTCAACCTGCTGTTCGCCCTCATCGGCGGCGGCGACGGCCTGGGCTTCCGCAGTGGCGGCCTCGGCATCCTGTTCGGTGTCATCGGCATCGTCCTCGGCGCGTGCTTCCTGGCCCTGGACTTCAAGCAGGTCGAGGACGGCATCGCCTTCGGCGCCCCGCGCGAGGAGTCCTGGCTGGCCGCGTTCGGCCTCACCATGACCCTGGTGTGGATCTACCTGGAGATGCTGCGCGTGCTCTCCATCCTGAGCGGCGACGACTAG
- a CDS encoding DUF4287 domain-containing protein, whose translation MSQVFSEETHRNLLSRIPSCTGREISDWLRAVDEGPSLFRFEEKVSWLRSEHDLAYGHAKAIIHEYDLRRAARKLG comes from the coding sequence ATGTCCCAAGTCTTCTCCGAGGAAACCCATCGCAACCTGCTCTCCCGAATCCCTAGCTGCACCGGCCGTGAGATCTCCGACTGGCTCCGCGCGGTCGACGAAGGCCCGTCCCTCTTCCGCTTCGAGGAGAAGGTCAGCTGGCTGCGGAGCGAACACGATCTGGCCTACGGCCACGCCAAGGCGATCATCCACGAGTACGACCTGCGGCGGGCCGCCCGGAAGCTCGGGTAG